DNA sequence from the Halobacterium sp. DL1 genome:
GGGTTCCGCTCGGAGCACGAGGGATATATGCACGCTTGCGGCCACGACGGGCACATCACGCTCGGTATCGGCGTGCTCGAAGCGGTCGCGGACAGCGACTTCGAGGGCACACTGAAGCTGTTCTTCCAGCCAGCAGAGGAGCGCGTCGGCGGCGGGAAGGCGATGGCCGAGAGCGGCCACCTCGACGACGTGGACTACTTCTACGCGGTCCACCTCGGACTCGACCACCCGACCGGCGAGGTGGTCGCGGGCATCGACGGCTTCCTGGCGGTGAGCCACCTCCTCGCGGAGTTCCAGGGCGAGTCCTCGCACGCGGGCGCTCACCCCGAGGAGGGTCGGAACGCGGTGCAGGCGATGGCAACCGCGATTCAGAACCTCTACGCGATTCCGCGACACGACGGCGGCGCTACTCGCGTGAACGCCGGCCGCGCGGGCGGCGGCACCGCGACGAACATCGTCCCTGAGGAGGCGTTCGTCGAGGGAGAGGTGCGGGGCGAGACCACGGAGCTGATGCGCTACATGAAGGAGAAGGCCGAGCGGGTCCTCGAATCGTCGGCGGACATGCACGACTGCGAGGTCACGCTCTCCACGGAGGGCGAGGCACCGAGCGCGACGAGCGACCAGGCGCTCGTGGACGTGTTCGCGGGCGAAGCGAGCGCGCTCGCCGGCGTCGAGAACGTGATGGAGCGCGACGACCTCGGCGGCAGCGAGGACGCGACCTACCTCATGAAGCGCGTCCAGGATGGGGGCGGACTCGCGTGTTACGTCTGCGTGGGAACCGACCACCCCGGCGGCCACCACACGCCGACGTTCGACGTGGACGAGGACTCCCTCGACATCGGCATCGACGCGCTCTCCCGGTCCATCCTCGCGGTCGGCGAGCAGCGTCCGTAGCGGGGGCTGGCAGACGACGCGGACTACGAGTACGGGGCGGTGCGTCGCCGTTCCGATGTCGCCGCCCCGCGTCCAGTCAGCTCACGGGGTGGGCTGGTCCCGGCTTCGCACTTGAAGTTCAGGAGGAGGCGACTTCGCGTCAGTACTTCGGGTCGGCGCCGGTGACCGCGTAGACGTCCTCCATGATGTCGTCGCGGCGCGACTGCCAGGTCGGCATCGCGTCTGGGCTGGAGGGATAGTCCTCGTAGTGGTCGATGAGGCGGTCGGCCTGCTGTTTCGTCTTGTAGAACTCCCAGATGTTCGACCAGTAGCCGAAGGACTTCAGCGCGGTCGCGACCTTTAGCCGGAGGCTGAAGTCGGTGCTGCCGGCGTACAACGCCTCCGCGAGCTTCTCGCCCGGGAGCGCGGCCAGCAGTCCCATCAGGTCGTCGACGTCGACGGCCGTCGAGAGCACGTTGTACACGTCGAGGCCTGCGTAGCGCGCGCCGAAGTGGTCCATCACACGCTCGTTGTACTCCCACAGCGCGGCCTCCGAAACGTCGCCCGATTCGAGTGCCTCGATGGCCTGCTCGCCGGCGTACTTGCCAGCGTACGCGGCGCCCGCGATGCCGCCGCCCGTGGTCGGGTTGACGTGGCCCGCTGCGTCGCCGACTGCCATGAAGCCGGGCGCCGTCGCCGAGTCGTACGGGCGTCGCGTCGGGAGCGCGGCGCCGAGCTTGTCTGTCACTTCGGCGCCCTGGAACTCGGGGCGCGCGCGGAGGTCGCGCTTGAGGTCGTCGACGAGTTTCATCGGCTCCTCGTTCATCTGGAAGCCGAGGCCGGCGTTGATCTCGGTGTCCGTCCGCGGGAAGTACCAGAGGTAGCCCGCGGCGCGCTCGGTCGGCTTGAAGACGAGCGCGTCGTCCCACTCGACGGGTTCGGGCACCTCCACGATCTCGCGGTACGCCGAGCAGAACTGCGAGTAGGAGACGTTCGTGTCGAAGGTCGCGTCAGCGACGTCGACCTTGTCCTGCAGGACGGAGAGCGCGCCCGCGGCGTCCACGACGATGTCTGCTTCGAAGTCGACCACGTCGCCGCGGTGCTTGCCTTTGATGCCGGTCACGCGGCCCGAGTCGTCCTGGACGACGTCCTGGACGACGACGTCGTAGTGGAAGTCCGCGCCAGCGTCGCTGGCGCCCTCGATGACGCAGCGGCCGTACTCCCAGCGGTCGATGACCGCGAGTTCGCCGGGGACGGGGATGTCGAGGACGGTGTCCTCCTGGGGAATCTCGAAGCGGCCGTGGTCGACGCCCGTGTTCGTGAACGCGCGTTCGAGGCGCTCTTTCGGGATGGCCTCGGGGAACGCGTCGGCTCCCTTCAGCGCGTCACCACAGGCGATGTGGCCGGCCTCAGCCTCGGACTTCCGCTCCACGACGGCGACGTCGTAGCCCGCTCTGGCGAGGGTCGCGGCCGTGTAGCAGCCCGACGTGCCGGCCCCGACGACGGCCACGTCGTACTCGTAGGTAGTCATACTCGCGAGTTGACGCCCCCGAGGAAAACTCTTTATGCACTAATCCGTCGGATAGGCGAGGACAGGGACGAACAAAGAGTTTTACCCGCCGTCGACCAACCCGCAGACATGACAGAGTACACCGTGGAGTTCGTCGGGACCGGGGAGGAGATCCAGGTCTCCGGCACCGAGACCGTCCTGAAGGCGTGCCTCCGCGAGGGCATCGCACAGGAGTACTCCTGCCGCGTCGGCATGTGTCTGGCCTGCTCGGCGAAGATAGAGGAGGGGGAAGTCACCCAGCCCGCCGCACGCGGCCTCACCGACGAGGAGGCCGAGGAGTACGCACTCACCTGCATGGCCCGGCCGCAGTCCGACCTCGTCCTCGACCGCGGGAAGTACCCGCCGAGCATCGAGCAGGACGCCGCCGCAGCGGATGCCGCCGCTGCGGACGACGACTGAGTACAGCGTTACCTACACTTTACGCCGACGACACTGCGCAGTTGTTCGGCCCGCGCTCCAGTTCCAGCGTCCCCTCCTCGATTTCTCGCCTTCCCAGGTTCACCGCCACGATGTCCGCGTAGTTCGCGGGCCGCGGCGGGAGGTCCGTCGTGAGTCGCTCGACGAATTCC
Encoded proteins:
- a CDS encoding indole-3-acetyl-L-aspartic acid hydrolase, with the protein product MSSTELDPLLALRRDLHRHPEPAWCEFYTTARVVEECERIGVDELYVGADAIDPAARMAVPDDETLATWRERALEDGADEAVVSQLAGGNTGVVAVLERGDGPTVGLRVDIDALHITESSDADHHPESEGFRSEHEGYMHACGHDGHITLGIGVLEAVADSDFEGTLKLFFQPAEERVGGGKAMAESGHLDDVDYFYAVHLGLDHPTGEVVAGIDGFLAVSHLLAEFQGESSHAGAHPEEGRNAVQAMATAIQNLYAIPRHDGGATRVNAGRAGGGTATNIVPEEAFVEGEVRGETTELMRYMKEKAERVLESSADMHDCEVTLSTEGEAPSATSDQALVDVFAGEASALAGVENVMERDDLGGSEDATYLMKRVQDGGGLACYVCVGTDHPGGHHTPTFDVDEDSLDIGIDALSRSILAVGEQRP
- a CDS encoding electron transfer flavoprotein — encoded protein: MTTYEYDVAVVGAGTSGCYTAATLARAGYDVAVVERKSEAEAGHIACGDALKGADAFPEAIPKERLERAFTNTGVDHGRFEIPQEDTVLDIPVPGELAVIDRWEYGRCVIEGASDAGADFHYDVVVQDVVQDDSGRVTGIKGKHRGDVVDFEADIVVDAAGALSVLQDKVDVADATFDTNVSYSQFCSAYREIVEVPEPVEWDDALVFKPTERAAGYLWYFPRTDTEINAGLGFQMNEEPMKLVDDLKRDLRARPEFQGAEVTDKLGAALPTRRPYDSATAPGFMAVGDAAGHVNPTTGGGIAGAAYAGKYAGEQAIEALESGDVSEAALWEYNERVMDHFGARYAGLDVYNVLSTAVDVDDLMGLLAALPGEKLAEALYAGSTDFSLRLKVATALKSFGYWSNIWEFYKTKQQADRLIDHYEDYPSSPDAMPTWQSRRDDIMEDVYAVTGADPKY
- a CDS encoding (2Fe-2S)-binding protein — translated: MTEYTVEFVGTGEEIQVSGTETVLKACLREGIAQEYSCRVGMCLACSAKIEEGEVTQPAARGLTDEEAEEYALTCMARPQSDLVLDRGKYPPSIEQDAAAADAAAADDD